A genomic segment from Desulfurispirillum indicum S5 encodes:
- a CDS encoding PQQ-dependent sugar dehydrogenase has translation MIRFLGSLLVFFAFGATKGLAASSSHASELHHFHVEEVVGGLSHPWSIVFLPDGEVLVSERPGRLRLIRDGRLESIPVRGLPRIDPNGQGGLLDLALHPDFAENRWLYFSYVDRTSAGFTTNMARGRYLDGRLTEVQVLFTAFPRSSGGRHFGGRIVFDAAGYVYLSIGDRGQMERAQDFSDHAGSIIRLHDDGRIPADNPFADEADMKPEIYATGTRNAQGMAMHPLSGEIWMQEHGPRGGDEVNRLIAGANYGWPKATHGIDYDGSTITPHTELPGMESPLWHWTPSIAPSGMLFYAGDMFPHWQNQLFIGALRGQLISRLETSQDEMGQWQVQEVEQFFEGQSRIRDIRQAPDGSIWVLTDHNPGQVLRLIPVLP, from the coding sequence ATGTGGAGGAGGTGGTGGGCGGTCTCAGTCATCCCTGGTCCATTGTCTTTCTGCCCGATGGGGAAGTGCTGGTGAGTGAACGTCCCGGACGCCTGCGCCTTATCCGCGATGGCAGGCTGGAATCCATTCCGGTGCGTGGTCTGCCCCGCATCGACCCCAACGGACAGGGTGGGTTGCTGGATCTGGCCCTGCACCCCGACTTTGCCGAAAATCGCTGGCTCTATTTCAGCTATGTGGATCGTACCTCGGCGGGCTTCACCACCAATATGGCACGGGGCCGCTATCTGGATGGTCGCCTGACGGAAGTGCAGGTGCTCTTCACCGCTTTTCCCCGCAGCAGTGGCGGACGTCACTTTGGTGGGCGCATTGTCTTTGATGCCGCAGGCTATGTCTACCTCAGCATTGGCGATCGTGGCCAGATGGAGCGGGCCCAGGACTTCAGTGATCACGCTGGCAGTATCATCCGCCTCCACGACGATGGCCGCATCCCCGCCGACAATCCCTTTGCAGATGAAGCTGATATGAAACCGGAGATTTATGCCACGGGAACCCGCAACGCCCAGGGCATGGCCATGCATCCGCTCAGTGGCGAAATCTGGATGCAGGAGCACGGCCCCAGGGGCGGCGATGAGGTGAATCGCCTCATCGCTGGCGCCAACTACGGCTGGCCCAAGGCCACCCACGGCATCGACTACGATGGCTCCACCATTACCCCCCACACTGAGCTCCCCGGTATGGAGTCGCCCCTGTGGCACTGGACGCCTTCCATCGCTCCTTCGGGCATGCTCTTCTACGCTGGCGACATGTTTCCCCACTGGCAGAATCAGCTCTTTATCGGTGCCCTGCGCGGCCAGCTGATTTCTCGTCTGGAGACCAGTCAGGACGAGATGGGCCAGTGGCAGGTGCAAGAGGTGGAGCAGTTTTTTGAAGGGCAGAGCCGCATTCGCGATATTCGCCAGGCTCCCGATGGAAGCATCTGGGTGCTGACCGACCACAATCCCGGACAGGTGCTGCGCTTGATCCCCGTTTTGCCGTAA